Genomic segment of Coffea arabica cultivar ET-39 chromosome 1e, Coffea Arabica ET-39 HiFi, whole genome shotgun sequence:
GATGAGTCTCTAATTCAAATTCCCTAGCTTCTGAACTTAAGCCCCTTCCTCCCAATTTCCCCATGCCCTTCACAATTTTATCTTGGGCCATGTTATTACCTCCATAATAATCAACAAGACTCACGGAAAGTATAGAAGGCCATTCTTCTTTCGAGATGCTCCTAGAATCTTTCCTCATTGACGGAACAGCTTTTGAAACCACAAAACCAGTACAAAGGGGAATAGCAGAGCCTTTACTGTGTAGAAGGTGAGCTAGGGGTGGGGACTCAGCGGTAAGGCATGTAGGGAGCTGAAGAGGTGCAGGAGGGAGAAAACGTATGCTGGGTGACGGAATTAGAACATAGGAAGCAGATGTCAAACCAAGGGATCTCACGGGAGTATATCCTTCAAGATAACTTGGCTGGTTTAGAAAACCATTGCTCTGAGTTGACCCTGCATGCATGCAACAGGTGTATCAGATGGCAAAACCAAAACTACTTCTTAAGTCATGCCATTTTGATGGGATGGAGGTTGTAAACCATCAATTGAATTGAATTGCTTTCGGACTGAAAACAATTTGACTGAGCAGGACAAGGGgataattaaaattgaaaagtttCCTCCAATCAAAATATATTGCAATATAATACTTTACATTCTCTTTCTAGCTCGTATGTTTTTTGGGAGCAAGTGAAGTAATGTTATCATCCATACAGGCTATGGCAGCAGAAAAGAATACAAAGCAACGTCTCCATTCAAACCCCACAAGTACAAAAATGCTTGGTTTCTAGTGAAGTTGTACTTCTGCAGTTCAAATAAAGCACTTGTACTGTTTCTACATTTTGACTAAAGCATTAAAAACTGGAAAACTATGCTTCCAGGAGTTGAAGACTCCAGTCCAAACATGGAAATTCAGTATGCAATACAGCTACGTTGAGCTTGGCAAATATTACTAAACAAAGTACATGCATAGAGGATCTTAATTCACCACCATATACATATACTTCTCTTGGAGAGGTCACTTCCTCAAAATCAATGTAACAGGTTTCACGACAAAGCTAACCAAATGTGAGGTCACTACAGTTATTCAGGGTGTTAATCAAATATGTAAGGACACGTCAAAACCTCAGAAGCTACCAATTGCTACATTCTTGCAGCATCACCAAAGCACACTACAATCCgagattaaaaaagaaaaacctgACAATTTGTCAATTTGACACTTTTTACCAGCCTTGAATCTTTACATAAACAACACCCTTCAATGCATGAAAATTGCGCGTGAGACAGAGCTTCTTAAATGCAGACTGGAGAcgtttaattttcattttaatttctcAGATCCTATACACTACAAGGTCTAAATTTAGTTGAACCAGGGCTCTTTCAGTTCCAGACCAAAGGAACTACGAAGCCTGAGtttctttatttcctttttattttatgttaCTAGTATGAATTGTCCACTTCTAGCTTTGTTTTGCAGCCGGTTCCTTGTGAGACTAGAGACTAGGACCCTTCTAATCAAATTCTAAGAGTGAAGCCCTTTCTATTAATTCACCACACTGATATACCCTAGGCAACTGCATCACACCGGAGTAAAATCAACTAGTGGCCATATAACATGCATAACTCTCTTTACCATGAAAGGAGAAATTTATGGCAGAAATAACAATAAAGCTTCAGGCGTAGCATGAAGTACTAGTTTTCTGAGGAGCGATTTAGCTGCCATTCCTGAGGTCTTAACATTAAAACTTCATAGCAAGTTATCAAAATGGACTTTTCCCATTCTTGCCCATGGAACTATGTAACCAACTAAAGCTGGCACCTCAGTTTCCTCCCCCTACCAAAAATAGTATAAGAGCCAAACAAACCCCAATCCCATTCTTTCGTTTCCTAATGAACATGTATGGTCAATTTGGCAAACTGCAAGCACAGCAGATTTATCATTAAGGCCACACaaccaaatttaaaatttcgAGTCCAACTGAGGTGTAAGAGTTAACCCTGTCAGGCTAGCAACCATACATTTCAAGGAAGAGATCTCAAATGTTAGCGATGGATTTACACATTCACTGCCTCCTAGTTCACATATTTAGGCACTACAAAGCTCGAACTCATTAGTAAAGCAAAGCAAACTACAAATGCAGTCAATCATGAATTAGTAAAACGATATGAATGGTTCACATGTAATTCAATCACCTCAATAATTCTTCAAGGAAAATATTCCCCTCTCATGCctaatatttattattatatgaCCTCATAATTCACCTTCATACCAAATCAAACAAAAACTGTTACTTCAACTCTGCTGGTGAGTCATTATAATAGTGAAATACTTGCAAGCTTGGGACATTCAAGAAGGTACAATTTGGTCACATGAAGGGGTTTAGAGCTTCCAGTAAAACATAACAGAAGTTAATAATCTAATATATGGGTTTTAGCATATTAAGGAGGTATGCATTAACTAAAACCGAAAGTTAAGTCAACCAATCAACTTACGATTGTCAAATTTAATGCAAATGTTAACAAAAAATTAAGAAGAAGAATATGAGATGACTACCAGAAGCTAATGAATCTGCCTGGAAGACCAGCTGTAGAGAATGGTCAACTGATAGTGAGATAAAACTGATACTTTGCACCCACTGAAGCAAACCTCTCGAGCTATCCACTCCTCCCATCAGTTGCTTTCTGTTTGAAGGTTGTCCCAAACCACTTTTCATGAATGTTGAAGACTTTGAGTGAGGACTGTACAGAGGACTAGGCGAAGATGGAAGTGTTCTCTCTTGTAATAAAGTCATTTCTTGTTGCTGCATTGAAGTTCCATTACTATTAGTAGGCATCCCGTCAGGAACAGAACGTCTAAGCTGCAGAGACCACTTCTTCACCTCTGAACCACCAATTGCATATAGAGCTTTCTGCCACTCTGGTTTTAGCCATATcaatgataaaattttaaaaacttgaaTGAACAACCAGGATATCAGAAAATGGTAGTATATATACAGCAATATTCAGAAGCTTCCCTCAATATAATATTGAATATTGTGAAGGAATCAAAGAAACAAGCAGTAGCTGAAATTGTGAAGCACTCAAGAGGTGAGATTATCATATTATTTGCAGCACAATAAAATCGATCCTGTTTCCACACTTTCCTCAAGATTGATGCAGAACTTCAAAAGATACCATCTGTGATAACTACCATGTGATGGTTTGAATCATTGTGGTACTCGATAATTTAATGCATCATTTAAGGACCATATTTCTAGCATCATCTAGATATAATCAAGGAAGTCAGTCAGCCAGTGAACAGGGCTAAAAACATGCATGTGAATTTCTGCTGGTACGATTAGCACAAGAAATTCCAATTGGAGAATATGTAAAAGCTACCATAATAACTAGGACTTAGATGTAATGGAAACAGAAGAAAAACCAACCACACCTTCTGTTACCTGGTCCTGATAACATTTTGAATTGCAGGGAACCAGACCAACTTTTCCTAATGGCTTTCTAGGACTCAAAATGAGGGGGATCTAGTTAGTATCAAAAAGTAGGGCAGTTTAACAAACTTGTAAAACCACCCATACCACCCAAACCATAGCACAATAAGAGTCATGTTAATgtcatgttttaattttttggatGTCCCAAAATAAGAGTCACTCTTTAAAAGTCAACACAATTTCCCACCTTGCCACTTGAAAAAGTAGCTTTCCCACCTCCCAATGCATTCCTCatactttcaaattttgaatttgaggaTAATATTGTAAAATCACCCAAATCCAGCTCATCCAATCACAATGATCAGATATTCCCtcaaaaaattggtaaaaaaaaaaaaggctcaaattatgggacggagggagtagttggTTTGAAAATCATGCACAAAACCCCATGGTTCAGTGTGCTTTAATCTTCAAAAATGAAATTTGGAAGAGATTAtccaaccccaaaaaaaaaatgtgtgatACAAGAAGACAAATGCACAAGATGGGGTAAAACAATGGCAGTCTATAAGTACAAGTATTTTAAGATTCTTTACATAATCTTAATGATCACTTTTTGAAAATTACATCTAAATATTAGGTCCACTAGATCAGCATAAATGGAGATGAATTTGTGAATGAGAAATATGGTTCCTATTTTCAAAGGAATCAATGGAAGAACGCTAAATTAGTGAAGTGGGCTGTTCAGCATAATCATAAGAATCACTTTTTATTCATCCTTGTAATTCAGCTTCTGCCTTTCCAAATGAAGACTTCTCAGAATTTGCTAATTTTTCTACAAGTTAGAATAACATATTAAGTAATTGAATTATGTATACTTTTGAAAATTGCTATAAATCAGTATCAACCTAAAGTTCAGTGGCCTTCATATTTCCTATTTGAGATGACAGTGCTTACAATCCAAAagatgttttctttctttttatggtAGAAATATCTACACATGTTTGTTTTAACTGTTCAAATCGGAAAATATTTAGTGCCTGTTTAATAGTTAACAAAAACCACAACTGACACTGCACAGAACCATAAGGATAAACCCTGCAAGCCATAGCTCTTAACTGTCAATGTTAGGTGatgattttagtttttatcCAAAATGGCATACCTTGGTgatgccccaaaaaaaaaaaaaaaggttgtacAAGGCTGCCCCATACCAGAGAAGGCAATAATTAAAGTCAAATTCTTAATCATGGAACAATCCACTCAGCTGCAGTTTGCGCATTAAGTCCTCATTCTTTTGTGCTTTGCACTCATTATTCCCTCAATATTTTACACTATACTCTCATGTAATACATCCTTAGTTGCACCACCATCTCAATCATGAGAATAGAAGTTCCATCTCATCAACATCTAAGTACTTCTACTATCagttatatatgtatatataattaaattctAAAACCTTAGGACTTATATAATCATTTGATGTTTTATGATATATTGTATCTTTAACTATTTGCTGATTTGCCAATTTGCACACAGGTATTGGCTTATTCTAAACTGTTAAAAAATCTCAAAACCAGGACAAAAGAGTCAATCTACAGTGCAAACATAATGCTCTAATGAATACACCTGCAACAGTTAGTTACGTCCATCCATAACTATGCACAGGAAATTATTAGTATCAAAATAGAACTGATCTGCAACACTTTGTGAAGAAGTTTAAAAAGTTCAAAGGATCATGAGATCTAAATAGTGCAGCAGCCACGATCAAATACCAAATGCTGAAAACCATTTAAGACGTGATTCATAGATGGACATGGAACCTAAATTAAATGATTGCAGGCAATAGGACCTAAATCAAAAGATTGCAGTCACATGCAATATCACGTGCCGAAAACCAGATAATAAATACATCCCTATATTTATATTGGAAAGGAAGTATTGGAAAGGAAGCAACATACCTTGGCATTCAAGCTCAAAGAAGCATCCAATACGTGCAATAACAAAATCTCTTGGTTTGCCAGCATCTGCAGAACAAGACTGAAGTATTTGACAACCTTGTTGCAGAATTTGGATAAAAAGAGACTGCAGACCCTTTGTATCCTGCCTGCTACTGATTCCTCCAAAGGGATATATGTAGCTGTCAAGCAATTCCCCCCTAGAGTCTGTCCATATACACACCAACCAACGCCAATCTTCAGTCCAGCCATAGCAGCAATGCAAGCTCGGGAGTGTCTTTTGGTTGCCAGATCCAAATCCATCTGACTCTGATGAATCGTGCTGAGAGCTTGGTCCAGTATCTCCACTTCCCGAAGAAGCAGAACTTTGCATTAAGCTTCCACTTGTACCATCATCTGCCAAAACCTTTGAAGATTCTGAAGCTGGATTCCCAAAAACAGGAGGAGTCACTCCACGTTCTAAAGATCCCGGGTCAGCAAGAATAAAAAGTGGCTCAAACATGCAACGGCTCTCATCTTGAATAAGAAAATCGCCACCTCTACTTGGATCACATCCGAGTGCCCCAGACCTCGTTTGCCAGGAATTTTCCCAAGTACTGGACCTCAAGCTAGCATCAAGATCACTTTCTCTCTGGAGGGAAGATGCTGCTAGTCGAGGACCAACACAATCTTTCCACATCCCAGTTAATGGTGAAGCCATTTGCATTAAGACTGAATGAGATCTACCAGACAAGGATGTACTAGATGGAACCACATCACAATTGCTTCCTCGTAAAACCCTTCGGGCCTTATTGTAAACTGTAAAAGCAATTTCCTTCAGAACAACAAGCTCATTAAGAGGAGGATTTGTTACCCTAAAAATGGCATCCACTGTTACAATCTGCAACACCAATTTAGGAATACTAAATCCTGAAATAGTCAAGACATTGGATAGTGTTTCGTCCACAGCTGCTGAATGATTTAAGGCCTTTCCAACTTGATTGTGCATCATCGATCTTTTCTCCTTATCTGAAGAAAGAACAGAAGCGCCAACTGCAATTGAAGATTCAACTACAGTCCGTAGAATTGCAAGAGGCTCTGGGAAGGGACAGACTACATAGACTACCTGCTAGAACAAATTCACAGcataaattttttaaagaatgAGCAACCCACATTTCATGgacatttttcaatttaaaactATAATCTATTTAGTGGCTAAGGAAACCAAAATGCCCATTCTAGTAAGCTATACTTATGTGTAGTACATATTCTGCAATACTTATCAGCTACAAGGTGTTTTAATATGCAGTGGAATGGTGTATAGTATTTTAAAAAGTATAATGAGATATGAGAGTATATGCAAAGAATATGGATGATATACCACAATGCTGCAATTTTTAACAGAAAAGATTTCCCAAAGTAAATTATTTTATGGagccaaatttggaaattttaagccatttattttattttcttcaaattaaaccTCAGacatattcaaaacaaaaatctTCATAAAAGATAACTTTTAAGTAGAGTTAACAAGTCAAAAAACTAAGATGTTTCATGATGAGAGTTTTATAAGTAGGGATCTAAATTATGCCATTTTTATACTTCACTGCCTCTGGAAATAAGTTGTCTCATTAATTCTTCATGTAACCATTTGCTATCTCTTTACCCATGTGACTTTACATCAACATACTTACGCATGTAAATTTTGACTTCCAAATGCCACGATAGGCAAAATTCTCACAATATGTGGCTAATACCTAACATATTATTTAGTGCATCCTACTTTCCTTAAAAAGCCATGTTGGGATGTGAAGACTGTCCCACCTCACATGTACATACTTGTGTTCTGTGCTAATAATCAACAATAAAGAGTGGATACTTCTGTTTAATGAATGATAAAACATTCTTCAGTGTGACAACTGCTGGGAGATTATGAAACTTGGGACTTACTGTGTATGGACCACTATTCCCTTCTTTTGTGCTTGTGGTCATGCATGAACTGAGATTTAAAGTTTTAAGAACTTTTGAAAGAGACTTCAAATAGCTCGCCAAATCCCAACCATTTGACAGGGAGAGGAAATAGTCACTGATCGAACCCAGAATAGATGCACTACTGCTATCAATCTTCATTGATTGAGGACAATCAAGTAGAACAAAACCAGAACATGAAGACTTCCCAGAATCTAGATCCATTTCACTTCCGAAATTTTGAGGTGAATGAGTTCCCAAATTGCAGGTTTCATACACTggagaaaacaaaaaacataAACTTAGTAGAACATATAAAAAATTATGTATCCACACAAAAACAACCGTACAGTAAAGATACTTTGTTTATTCTATATAGAAAGCATTTCAGATATTTAGAGGAGAGTAGATAAAATTGACTGTCTGTACTAACCAGTTCCAAGTTGTTGAAAGAAATCAGCAGCTGCTGTGGTGAGGGGTTCAATATCTGGACATACAACATGGTATGTCATCTGCAGAATCAATCAACAACTAGAATCACTCATCCACAAGATCTATCCCCTTTTCCTACTTGCAGATGGGGGTTGGTTCCAAGCCAATTGAAGacttgattttaatttttggaagtctGGTCATAAACTTTAGCAAATGAAATGTTAAGCCACCACAACTATTATACGGCTTACATGTTTCTGTGTAGCATATGGTTCAAGCGGCGCCTTTTCCCAGAGTTGCAGAGAGCTGGCAGATGTCTTAAGCCAATCGTCTTGGTACCTAGTGCAAATAATGATTTTAATAACTTATTATATGAGAACACTTGACACTCCAGAAATAGAAAATCATTCCCAAGTTACATCTAGCATATTGAGGGTATCATAGTACCTATTCTACATGAAATATCCAGAAAAGTTAAGCCTGCAAATAGCTACTACAAATATATTCCAAGCAATTGGTTGGTGAAATGATAATTAAATCATGGTTAATGTAATAATTCTTACTGTAATGGTTGATGAATGTAGTTTTATGCTATGCTGCTTATTCAAGCAGAGTTGCATGAAAGCTTTACTAGAGAGATGCATAACAACAAACTGAGTGAGCAAGCAGCACGAGCGGTTAGACAAAAACTCATTTAATTGTCAAATTAATCTGATTTCAACCAAGTAGTAGCTGCAGATTGACTTAGGAAAGGAAATCATTTAACAGCAAACAGTATCATAAAAAGTTATGCCACTTCAGTAAAAAAGAACATGACAAGTTTCACCAAACTGACAAGAAAGTTCACGTCACCTACATCCATGCAATGTTCAAAATCATCATTTACTTCACAGAAGTTGTCAACTAATGGTTAAATAAAGCAGCAGATGCCAGAAATACAGGGAAAAGCTTTTGGAACAATATATACCCAACAAGTATAGCAGGAAATGGAACTACAGCCAATGTTGGCCTGAGCTTTGAGCCTGCTTGCTGCTCTGACTCTGATAAACAAGCTTCTTGGAGTGATTTCCTATCGCTTGCCTCCTCTGCTCTAGCCCCATctgttaaaataaataaataaataaatcaattgaAGTGTCAGTATCCCAGCTGTTCGTGCACTTGACAGAAGACTGCAAAGTGCTTATAGCCTTCCCGATAGAGAGAGTTACATTACTTGAAGAATCTTGACATTCACTGGCACTAGCTGTTGATTCGGCATAGAATTCATCACACATTGATCCGGCTTCACAGGACAGACTGCGACCTTTGCACCAGTCAGATACAAATAGTGGACCGTCCAAAGTGCCAAAAGCAGTTTTGAGAGCCGCTTTTATGTCTGATTGCAGCAGACTAATCGTAAAAGATGGCTGAACCTGAAACAAAGTACTTCCATGTAAAACAAATCCATCAAAAGATTAAATATCAccattaagaaaaatggagaatAGCTATAATTCAACATGACAATTTCAATGAGGCCATTGGATGAGAGTGAAGCACATTTAACACCTCACTCCTTCAATGGTGAACACTATAGTGCAAGTGGGTAATTGATTTCAACATGACTGCTCGAATGAGCACATTAGATGAGTATGGGACACAATTAACGTCTCACTCCTTTATTATCCATGGTGTATAAGATGGTGTACAATTTTACGATCTTGAAACATTAAATTCTATTGAAGCAAAATGTGCACAGGTATATTATTTAACTGATGGATACATATCCTCAAGACCATGTGTATAGGGAAATTTAGAATAGATATTGTCTACATCACCAGCATCTACAAGTTGTACATCACAATTTATCAATTGCTTGAGCAAAAGCAAGAGCAGTCTTCTGAAGCTTTGGGTACGCAAACAATTTTGAAGTTACATGAGTAAATCCTATATGATTACCATATAGAACACCATGACAGCCCTGCCTAGAAGGCAAAAGACAGCAAAGCTCCTTTCTAGCAACATGATTAataaaaagggcaaattgattCATCCTCCCATGATGATGTTAAAATCAGTAAGAGTAACAAAGTGCACATTAAGGTATCAAATAATTTTCTAAGACATTTCATCACCATTACCACATATTCAGCTGAAAGAAGATTTTCACCTGAAGAAACTTACATCAACTGAAAGTGGATCGACTAGCTCCACTCCCGCAATATCCACTGAATGGCACGAAGATAAAACTCCCCCACAACCTGCATGAACCATAGACGGTCCACAAGAAAATCCGCGCCTCAACTGCTCTTGCAAGGCAAGCCAACCATGAACACCATCTCCACAATCAGAATCAAGTGCCACATCAACAAATGAAGTAGCTTGTTGAACTAGTAAGGCCAAGCCATCAAGAAGTTCTTGAAGTGGTTGCCTCAGTCCATAAGATAGAAGGTTTTCCTCAacaaatgaattttgaggaATAGATGGGCAGAGCTCCATAGGATGGGTGGTAGATTTTGCACCTTTAGTAACAGGGCGCCAAACACCAACAGGTGCACTAAGATTCCCATCTAGCAATACTGCATCCATGTCACCAGCAATTCTTACTGGTATAGTCTCTTTCTTCTTCACCTCAGATTTACTTGAAAGATTGTCTGACAGTATGCTTGAATCAACATGTGGCTGATTCAGAATATTAACCGCAGACAGCCTATTCAAGCCGACTGGCAAGTGACACCTAGAAGATAATAGTGTATGTCTTATCCTGCACATAAAAGCCTGACACATGAGACATTCTAATTCTGTTGCAAGCATAGGCTTCAAAGATGGAACAAAACTCTCCACTCTTAATGAACCATCACTTCCTTTGCTTGAGACGGATTTAACAGCATTTAGGGAATTGAGCCCCAAAGAGGATGACATTGTTACAGGTTCATGCGCTGCTGTGCCATCATCACAAGTTGATGACATGCCATTAGATTTGTGAATTCCACCATCAATATGAGTGTAATATTTCTTTGATTGGGGAACCGCAATCTTGTCTTGTCTCCCAGAACATATTTTCATGTTTACAGTGATACCAGACTTCTCATCAGAGTCATCAACACAAGGAGAAGGAGGTGTTGCTGAGTATACATATTTGTTTGAGCATGAATTCTCAGTCTCTGTTTTCCGTGATTTGGGAAGGTATGGGCTTCTGAAGATTGATGAAGTGACCTCAACAGCAGGGGTTTCAACTGCTCCATATTCTGGGGCAAATGTCATTAAGGCTTCAGCTTTTACTACATGGTCAAATTCACCACTTGTAGATGCTGGAGGACAGTTAACTTTACCCGGAACACTGACAGTCTTTGTTAGATCCTGATTTTGGGTCAGAGAATCATCCATGGCAACGGGAGCTGGTGGTGAGTGAAAACTTTCAAATGAGGGAAAACCTACTGGCAAAAGCATCTGGTCTGAGACATCCATCATTGATGTACTAGGGCTACTGCCAAAATCTCCACAATCTTGTGCTGAAATTACAACAGCTTGTGACTCTGCAGTTCCCGGAGGCTTCACAAATAAGACTATATATTAGGTTCAACAAAAATCAACTGAAGCTATTCGCATAGAAGATATAAGAAAGACATGCAGTAAACCATTTTTATTAAGTGTCCTCACATGGCCATCAACTAAATGTGTATAAGCTACTAGACTAGATAATCTACCAGACCATAGGGCCGCCAAAAACATTAACATagattcatttcaaatgagataGATAATGATTTGATGATTATAGTGGTTGCTGTCCTAAAATATTCTCAACTTATGGAAAACCTGAATCATGCAGAATAAACATATGTTTTTCTTCAGACTCAACTTACCTGgaaaatttcatgtaattttccAACTGATATGTAGAATGTGAAGCAAACTAAAAAGAGGTAGGTTAATTTGCCTTTCTCTGTAAAATCAGAGCAACCCCAACATCTGATCCAATGTCTTTCATGATCTTTGTACATAACATACCAACACTATCCAAAGCCAGAAAGAAGTCATGCATTATCCTTCGCATAAAGACAAGGTCAATTAGCTAAAACTACTGCAGTCAGATAGATGGAGGAGAATTTTATGATTAGTAATAGCGTGTCATGCAGTTACAAATTTGTTCTTTTCAAGTTGGTTGAAATAGTTCCAAGAAATTCTGCAATTATACATCATAAACTGGAACTGAAAAGATCAATGCAGAATCTAAATCCTGAATATGCTTTCTGTTTGTGCTTATGATTTTAAAAGTCAAGACCAATTTACGTTGTTGCTTAAGGACAAGAATTACCTCCCCAAAAGGCAAGACATC
This window contains:
- the LOC113697305 gene encoding mediator of RNA polymerase II transcription subunit 13 isoform X9, which codes for MYSRDIIHLHRVKNFTGKVSQWLNSSLLPQRKQFLCMLHIRALSSGDIEMTLKHSTDHFSNRLPVVVSPHGMLGRLTGCCPSDLVKQVYFSSVKLKASNEVVGLPYHALHGSGCHLRGQNCYAEITLGGPIGGNDKILAQNSGLHKNLSRHNLTESMPEMKVNQKGPPEPSRVFIYPAEAVLVPVMQTSLARSCLKRFWLQNWIGPSLFASSFFMHSSDCKADSKDGSRLESNSLRSQHGYHSSSSSNNSSISSISSSSSDSDYRTSGAGDLEADADSLTCRQSGLSSIDQSHDILKLGSKRVHSGMSESFNQAGAVINPSTSDYGSIEVNNSAIIGGSNHPVGWGWDDDDRGMGMDIQALLSEFGDFGDLFEDDVLPFGECWYVMYKDHERHWIRCWGCSDFTEKGKLTYLFLVCFTFYISVGKLHEIFQPPGTAESQAVVISAQDCGDFGSSPSTSMMDVSDQMLLPVGFPSFESFHSPPAPVAMDDSLTQNQDLTKTVSVPGKVNCPPASTSGEFDHVVKAEALMTFAPEYGAVETPAVEVTSSIFRSPYLPKSRKTETENSCSNKYVYSATPPSPCVDDSDEKSGITVNMKICSGRQDKIAVPQSKKYYTHIDGGIHKSNGMSSTCDDGTAAHEPVTMSSSLGLNSLNAVKSVSSKGSDGSLRVESFVPSLKPMLATELECLMCQAFMCRIRHTLLSSRCHLPVGLNRLSAVNILNQPHVDSSILSDNLSSKSEVKKKETIPVRIAGDMDAVLLDGNLSAPVGVWRPVTKGAKSTTHPMELCPSIPQNSFVEENLLSYGLRQPLQELLDGLALLVQQATSFVDVALDSDCGDGVHGWLALQEQLRRGFSCGPSMVHAGCGGVLSSCHSVDIAGVELVDPLSVDVQPSFTISLLQSDIKAALKTAFGTLDGPLFVSDWCKGRSLSCEAGSMCDEFYAESTASASECQDSSNGARAEEASDRKSLQEACLSESEQQAGSKLRPTLAVVPFPAILVGYQDDWLKTSASSLQLWEKAPLEPYATQKHMTYHVVCPDIEPLTTAAADFFQQLGTVYETCNLGTHSPQNFGSEMDLDSGKSSCSGFVLLDCPQSMKIDSSSASILGSISDYFLSLSNGWDLASYLKSLSKVLKTLNLSSCMTTSTKEGNSGPYTQVVYVVCPFPEPLAILRTVVESSIAVGASVLSSDKEKRSMMHNQVGKALNHSAAVDETLSNVLTISGFSIPKLVLQIVTVDAIFRVTNPPLNELVVLKEIAFTVYNKARRVLRGSNCDVVPSSTSLSGRSHSVLMQMASPLTGMWKDCVGPRLAASSLQRESDLDASLRSSTWENSWQTRSGALGCDPSRGGDFLIQDESRCMFEPLFILADPGSLERGVTPPVFGNPASESSKVLADDGTSGSLMQSSASSGSGDTGPSSQHDSSESDGFGSGNQKTLPSLHCCYGWTEDWRWLVCIWTDSRGELLDSYIYPFGGISSRQDTKGLQSLFIQILQQGCQILQSCSADAGKPRDFVIARIGCFFELECQEWQKALYAIGGSEVKKWSLQLRRSVPDGMPTNSNGTSMQQQEMTLLQERTLPSSPSPLYSPHSKSSTFMKSGLGQPSNRKQLMGGVDSSRGLLQWVQSISFISLSVDHSLQLVFQADSLASGSTQSNGFLNQPSYLEGYTPVRSLGLTSASYVLIPSPSIRFLPPAPLQLPTCLTAESPPLAHLLHSKGSAIPLCTGFVVSKAVPSMRKDSRSISKEEWPSILSVSLVDYYGGNNMAQDKIVKGMGKLGGRGLSSEAREFELETHLVLESVAAELHALSWMTVSPAYLERRSALPFHCDMVLRLRRLLHFADKELSRQPEESPS